The Aureispira anguillae genome contains a region encoding:
- a CDS encoding T9SS type A sorting domain-containing protein: protein MKIRSKASMLLTSFCMLSASLTHGQTTLPNNGFENWQNVGSNTEEPTNWNGNKTGGGFANLGPQTCFRESTNPHTGTYCLKLENASFFGTPVNATATTGKIEAPSTSPADGYIHTITADPNFSSTFTARPDSLVGWFKFDQSGSDVGRIQAVLHGNFDVSNPDQGGSAAHIIADATFDLPTGNTTAWTRFSVPFNYSNGAVPTHVLLIATASSTVGSASIGTTLWIDDLDVVYCTPPTDTLTEVACDSYTSPSGNHTWMSSGTYQDTIVGAAGSCDSIYTINLTINTVDTSVSTTSTMLTANASNASYQWVDCNNGNSPIAGDTSASFSPTVNGNYAVQITQNGCTAMSSCYNFVLSSLNQLAFDNSLVAYPNPTTGHFNIDLGASYNQVAVNITDINGRMVYNKVYNQQQLVELDLEGPSGVYFVSITSETKQAVIKLIKQ, encoded by the coding sequence ATGAAAATACGATCAAAAGCATCCATGCTGCTAACTTCTTTTTGCATGCTTTCTGCTTCACTGACACATGGTCAAACAACATTGCCCAACAACGGTTTTGAAAACTGGCAGAATGTCGGTTCAAATACAGAAGAGCCCACCAACTGGAATGGCAACAAAACAGGGGGCGGTTTTGCCAATCTAGGGCCTCAAACCTGTTTCCGTGAATCAACAAATCCTCATACGGGTACTTATTGTTTAAAATTAGAAAACGCTAGTTTCTTTGGTACTCCTGTTAATGCAACGGCTACAACAGGAAAAATCGAAGCTCCATCGACTTCTCCTGCCGATGGATATATTCACACCATTACAGCAGATCCTAATTTTAGTTCTACCTTTACGGCTCGTCCTGATAGCTTAGTAGGTTGGTTTAAATTTGATCAATCTGGTTCAGATGTTGGGCGAATCCAAGCTGTTTTGCACGGTAATTTTGATGTATCCAATCCAGATCAAGGCGGTTCTGCTGCTCACATCATTGCAGATGCTACATTTGATTTACCAACAGGAAACACCACCGCTTGGACACGTTTTTCTGTCCCATTTAACTACAGCAACGGGGCGGTACCTACCCACGTATTGTTGATTGCTACCGCTAGTTCTACAGTAGGTAGCGCTAGTATTGGTACCACACTTTGGATCGATGATTTGGATGTTGTGTATTGCACTCCACCTACTGATACTCTAACAGAGGTAGCTTGCGATAGCTATACTTCTCCTAGTGGAAACCACACTTGGATGAGCAGTGGTACTTACCAAGACACCATCGTTGGAGCAGCAGGTAGTTGCGACAGTATCTATACCATTAACTTAACGATTAACACGGTAGATACTTCTGTTTCTACAACGAGTACTATGCTAACTGCTAATGCTAGCAATGCCTCTTATCAATGGGTAGATTGCAATAATGGAAATAGTCCAATTGCAGGAGATACTAGTGCTAGTTTTAGCCCTACAGTTAATGGCAATTATGCCGTACAAATAACTCAAAATGGTTGTACTGCTATGTCTTCTTGCTATAACTTTGTATTATCAAGTCTTAACCAATTGGCATTTGACAATAGCTTAGTAGCTTATCCTAATCCTACTACAGGACACTTTAATATCGACTTAGGAGCAAGTTACAACCAAGTTGCTGTGAATATTACAGATATTAATGGCAGAATGGTTTACAACAAAGTCTATAACCAACAACAATTGGTAGAATTAGATTTGGAAGGTCCTAGTGGCGTTTATTTTGTTTCGATTACTTCTGAAACAAAACAAGCTGTTATCAAATTGATCAAACAATAA
- a CDS encoding helix-turn-helix transcriptional regulator: MNKFDRVISTLILLQTKKVIKAATISDRFGISLRTVYRDISTLKNAGIPIIGDPGVGYSIMEGYRLPPIMFNEEEASALLTAEKFIGTIADHTIQQHYSNAMTKIKATLRSTDKQSLAVLDDSIAFSSYKHWENKAYLQDLFKSIASKLLIYIQYQKADGTPSERKLEPIGCYHHNNWYLVAFCQLKNDYRTFKMNRITQLQLLDQSFEDRHISLQTYIDRQNEAWKAQQQFISMEILFNKSILQYAESRKYYFGFVEQIDQGEAVYMKFLNSSIEIVARWLIQFSNQATVISPLALKDRLKELTKELYEHYH, from the coding sequence ATGAATAAGTTTGATCGTGTTATTTCCACCCTAATCCTTTTACAGACCAAAAAAGTCATCAAGGCAGCCACCATTTCTGATCGGTTTGGAATTAGTCTACGAACCGTTTATCGAGATATTAGTACCCTCAAAAATGCAGGAATACCCATTATTGGAGATCCTGGTGTTGGTTATTCAATCATGGAAGGCTATCGCCTCCCTCCCATTATGTTTAATGAAGAAGAGGCTTCTGCCTTGCTAACTGCTGAGAAATTCATTGGCACGATAGCGGATCATACCATTCAGCAGCATTACTCGAATGCCATGACAAAAATCAAAGCCACACTCAGAAGCACAGATAAGCAATCGCTTGCTGTTCTGGATGACTCTATTGCTTTTTCTAGTTATAAACATTGGGAAAACAAGGCTTACCTCCAAGATTTATTTAAAAGTATTGCTTCTAAGTTGCTCATTTATATCCAATATCAAAAAGCAGATGGCACTCCTTCGGAGCGAAAATTAGAACCTATTGGCTGTTATCATCACAACAATTGGTATTTGGTTGCTTTCTGCCAGTTAAAAAACGACTATCGAACCTTTAAAATGAATCGCATTACTCAATTGCAATTGCTCGATCAATCGTTTGAAGATAGGCACATTAGCTTACAAACTTATATTGATCGCCAAAATGAAGCCTGGAAAGCACAACAACAATTTATTAGCATGGAAATTTTATTTAATAAATCGATTCTCCAATATGCTGAAAGTCGGAAGTATTATTTTGGTTTTGTAGAACAAATAGATCAGGGAGAAGCCGTTTATATGAAATTTTTAAATTCTTCTATTGAGATTGTTGCTCGTTGGTTAATACAGTTTAGCAACCAAGCTACTGTTATCAGCCCCCTAGCCTTAAAAGATAGATTAAAGGAGCTGACCAAAGAGCTTTATGAACATTATCACTAA
- a CDS encoding ATP-binding protein has product MKIAVQNLGTIKEGSIALDKGLTVLVGPNNSGKSYISYLIYGFWADSGKNQYAFDFFKLSDTDLGVDKDGYSYINLKEVLIKDCGKIAAYLTKYMNENITNYFSSNKINATIDLPQLEDVMIDQIRNKFEEGKGVDAATEGLGIRIKGEHLIYQKVGQHSEAKHFFRNFSGIFFAQLINEIIGPIVHFFPTERLALTMLSNDEVERKSREQDQIRRLMLKSNVDDQLLKNFLKGKEGLKTNYPQAINDYIYFINDLRDTVKKEGAYKDFANEIQQMLMEGNISVSSFGDINYTPRGMKEPIEIHISSSLVKSLSGLVLYFRHLAKEGDTIIIDEPEVNLHPNNQRIIARVVAKAVNKGFKVILSTHSDYIIKELNNLVMLSKANAKPEIKKALLNDLAKDGYDETSYLNKTDLGVYFFNNHTIQELEVDEMGFDVATIDTELDKLAYSSEHIYYSLFNQQEEE; this is encoded by the coding sequence ATGAAAATAGCTGTTCAAAATCTAGGAACAATAAAAGAAGGGTCTATTGCTTTAGATAAAGGGCTAACCGTATTGGTAGGGCCTAATAATTCTGGAAAATCGTATATTTCTTATTTGATTTATGGTTTTTGGGCAGATAGTGGAAAAAATCAATATGCCTTTGATTTTTTTAAACTAAGTGACACGGATTTAGGCGTGGATAAGGACGGTTACAGCTACATTAATTTAAAAGAAGTATTGATTAAAGACTGTGGGAAAATTGCAGCTTATCTCACTAAATACATGAATGAAAATATAACCAATTATTTTTCTTCTAATAAAATTAATGCCACGATTGATTTGCCTCAGTTAGAAGATGTAATGATAGACCAAATTCGCAATAAATTTGAAGAAGGGAAGGGGGTAGATGCTGCTACAGAAGGGTTAGGAATTCGGATAAAAGGAGAGCATCTTATCTATCAAAAAGTTGGGCAGCATTCAGAAGCTAAACATTTTTTTCGCAATTTTTCAGGCATCTTTTTCGCTCAACTAATCAATGAGATAATTGGTCCAATCGTTCATTTTTTCCCTACAGAAAGATTGGCGTTAACGATGCTGAGTAATGATGAAGTAGAACGCAAGTCAAGAGAGCAAGATCAAATTAGGAGACTAATGCTCAAATCTAATGTAGATGACCAATTGCTCAAAAACTTTCTGAAAGGCAAAGAAGGCTTAAAAACCAATTATCCACAAGCAATAAATGATTACATCTATTTTATTAATGATTTAAGAGACACCGTTAAAAAGGAGGGCGCTTATAAGGATTTTGCCAATGAAATCCAACAAATGTTAATGGAAGGAAATATTTCGGTTTCTTCCTTTGGAGATATTAATTATACGCCAAGGGGAATGAAAGAGCCAATAGAAATTCATATCTCTTCTTCTTTGGTTAAATCGTTATCTGGTTTGGTGCTCTACTTTAGGCACTTGGCAAAAGAAGGAGATACCATTATTATTGATGAACCAGAGGTGAATTTGCATCCCAATAATCAGCGAATTATTGCAAGAGTTGTTGCCAAGGCAGTGAATAAAGGTTTTAAGGTCATCTTAAGTACGCACAGCGACTATATTATAAAAGAACTCAACAACTTGGTGATGCTCAGCAAAGCCAATGCAAAACCTGAAATCAAAAAAGCCTTATTAAATGATCTGGCTAAGGATGGTTACGACGAAACCTCTTATCTTAATAAGACGGACTTAGGGGTCTATTTCTTTAACAATCATACCATCCAAGAGTTAGAGGTCGATGAAATGGGCTTTGATGTGGCAACTATTGATACCGAATTAGATAAGCTAGCTTATTCGAGTGAACACATTTATTATTCGTTATTTAATCAACAAGAGGAAGAATGA
- a CDS encoding TfoX/Sxy family protein, with product MAYNEQLAERIEQILKEKNIVYYTKKMFGGLCIMVDDKMCLGIIKEELMARIGPDAYPEALQKEYCKEMNFTGRSMKGYVYIEPDGLDMDEELDYWIQKCLDFNPFAKASKKSTKK from the coding sequence ATGGCTTACAACGAACAACTAGCAGAACGAATTGAGCAAATTCTAAAAGAAAAAAATATCGTTTATTATACCAAAAAGATGTTTGGGGGGCTTTGTATAATGGTGGACGATAAAATGTGCTTGGGGATCATCAAGGAAGAACTAATGGCTAGAATTGGTCCCGATGCTTATCCCGAAGCACTTCAAAAAGAATATTGCAAAGAAATGAATTTTACGGGACGCTCTATGAAAGGCTATGTCTACATAGAACCCGATGGGCTTGATATGGATGAAGAATTGGACTATTGGATTCAAAAGTGCCTTGATTTTAATCCCTTTGCCAAAGCATCCAAGAAGAGCACAAAAAAGTAA
- a CDS encoding methylmalonyl-CoA mutase family protein translates to MEQVAPYQAKHKIRMVTAAALFDGHDAAINIMRRIMQRSGAEIIHLGHNRSVQEIVDTAIQEDVQGIAITSYQGGHNEYFKYMYDLLKEQGAGHIKIFGGGGGTILPTEIQELHDYGIARIYSPDDGRAMGLQGMINDLLTQCDFATGQNINGELNDFKQKNKYSIARLISAAENTGEKADAWLEEIREQAPTKKVPVLGITGTGGAGKSSLVDELVRRFLTDFEDKTIAVVSVDPSKRKTGGALLGDRIRMNAIKNERVYMRSLATRQSNLSISKYIADAVDILKAAEYDLIILETSGIGQSDTAITDFSDMSLYVMTPEYGAASQLEKIDMLDFADVIALNKFDKRGALDALRDVKKQYKRNHNLWEAKDEELPVFGTIASQFNDPGMNQLYRAIIDTIVERTQADLVSSFEITKGMSEKIYIIPPKRTRYLAEIAESIRNYNEKTEQQAEVAGKLYGIKKTLEVLEDQGQTGSNVLEAVQKAYEEVELDLDGQNKKVLNNWEDKVKAYASDEFVYLVRNKEIRVPTFTTSLSHTKIPRVATPKYKSWGEILKWVLQENFPGEFPYTAGVFPFKRKGEDPTRMFAGEGNPERTNRRFHYVSLGMPAHRLSTAFDSVTLYGDDPDYRPDIYGKVGNSGVNICCLDDAKKLYSGFDLCAPTTSVSMTINGPAAAMCSFFMNAAIDQQCEIYIKEHGLEHLVAAKKKEKYEDKGLDCPTYLGDLPEGNNGLGLMLLGLTGDEILAPEVYAELKQKALSSVRGTVQADILKEDQAQNTCIFSTEFSLRLMGDVQQYFIDKNVRNFYSVSISGYHIAEAGANPISQLAFTLANGFTFVEYYLSRGMDINKFAPNLSFFFSNGVDPEYAVIGRVARRIWAKAMREKYGANARSQKLKYHIQTSGRSLHAQEISFNDIRTTLQALYAIYDNCNSLHTNAYDEAITTPTEESVRRAMAIQLIINHEFGLAKNENPMQGSFITEELTDLVEEAIMMEFDRITERGGVLGAMETMYQRGKIQEESLYYETLKHTGEFPIIGVNTFLSKEGSPTIIPDEVIRATKAEKEAQIKTLTNLKGANENTNTAALVRLQKAAINNENLFEELMEAAKCCSLGQITTALYEVGGQYRRNM, encoded by the coding sequence ATGGAACAAGTCGCACCTTATCAAGCCAAACACAAAATCCGTATGGTTACTGCTGCTGCATTGTTTGATGGGCATGATGCTGCCATCAATATTATGCGTAGAATTATGCAACGCTCTGGCGCAGAAATTATCCATTTGGGTCACAATCGTTCGGTACAAGAAATTGTAGATACTGCTATTCAAGAAGATGTACAGGGGATTGCTATTACCTCCTATCAGGGAGGGCACAACGAGTATTTCAAATATATGTATGATTTACTCAAAGAGCAAGGTGCAGGACACATCAAAATTTTTGGTGGCGGTGGCGGTACCATCTTACCGACTGAGATCCAAGAGCTACACGATTATGGTATTGCTCGCATCTATTCGCCAGATGATGGTCGTGCAATGGGGCTTCAAGGCATGATTAATGACCTTCTAACACAGTGTGATTTTGCTACTGGTCAAAATATAAATGGCGAACTCAACGATTTTAAACAAAAAAATAAATATTCCATTGCTCGTTTAATTTCTGCTGCTGAAAATACAGGAGAAAAAGCGGATGCTTGGTTAGAAGAAATTAGAGAGCAAGCTCCTACCAAAAAGGTTCCTGTACTGGGGATCACGGGTACAGGTGGTGCAGGAAAATCAAGCTTGGTGGACGAATTGGTTCGTCGCTTTTTGACAGATTTTGAAGATAAAACAATTGCAGTGGTTTCTGTAGATCCATCTAAGCGAAAAACAGGTGGTGCGCTACTAGGAGATCGTATTCGCATGAATGCCATTAAGAATGAGCGAGTATATATGCGTTCCTTGGCCACTCGCCAATCCAATCTTTCTATTTCTAAATATATTGCCGATGCGGTTGATATTCTAAAAGCGGCTGAATATGATCTTATTATTTTAGAAACTTCTGGAATTGGTCAATCGGATACTGCTATTACCGATTTTTCGGATATGTCTCTTTATGTTATGACACCTGAATATGGTGCTGCTTCTCAATTAGAGAAAATTGACATGTTGGACTTTGCAGATGTTATTGCGCTCAATAAGTTTGACAAACGTGGCGCCTTAGATGCTTTGCGAGATGTCAAAAAGCAATATAAACGCAACCACAATCTTTGGGAAGCTAAAGACGAGGAATTACCTGTATTCGGTACTATTGCGTCTCAATTCAATGATCCTGGTATGAATCAGCTTTATCGTGCTATTATTGATACGATTGTAGAACGTACACAGGCTGATCTTGTTTCTTCCTTTGAAATTACCAAAGGAATGAGCGAAAAAATTTACATTATTCCTCCCAAGCGTACCCGCTATTTGGCAGAAATTGCAGAAAGTATTCGCAATTACAACGAAAAAACAGAGCAACAGGCAGAGGTTGCTGGGAAATTGTACGGCATCAAAAAGACCTTAGAAGTCTTAGAAGATCAAGGACAAACAGGTAGTAATGTCTTGGAAGCCGTTCAGAAGGCTTATGAAGAAGTAGAATTGGATTTGGATGGGCAAAACAAAAAAGTACTTAACAACTGGGAAGATAAGGTAAAGGCTTACGCTTCGGATGAGTTTGTGTATTTGGTTCGAAACAAAGAAATTCGTGTTCCCACCTTTACCACCTCGCTTTCACATACTAAGATTCCTCGTGTTGCTACTCCAAAATACAAGAGTTGGGGAGAAATTCTAAAATGGGTATTGCAAGAAAACTTCCCTGGTGAATTTCCTTACACCGCTGGAGTTTTCCCTTTCAAACGCAAAGGTGAAGATCCTACCCGTATGTTTGCAGGAGAAGGTAACCCAGAACGTACCAATAGACGTTTTCATTACGTATCGTTGGGTATGCCTGCCCATCGTTTGTCTACTGCTTTTGATTCGGTAACCTTGTATGGTGACGATCCTGATTATCGTCCTGATATTTATGGAAAAGTTGGGAACTCAGGGGTTAATATCTGTTGTTTGGACGATGCTAAAAAGCTCTATTCTGGCTTTGACTTGTGCGCACCAACGACCTCTGTGTCAATGACTATTAATGGTCCTGCTGCTGCCATGTGTTCTTTCTTTATGAACGCAGCGATCGATCAGCAATGTGAGATTTATATCAAAGAGCATGGTTTAGAGCATTTGGTTGCTGCCAAGAAAAAAGAAAAATACGAAGACAAAGGCTTAGACTGTCCTACTTATTTGGGGGACTTACCAGAAGGAAACAATGGCTTAGGGTTAATGTTATTGGGCTTGACAGGAGATGAAATTTTGGCACCTGAAGTTTATGCAGAACTCAAACAAAAAGCGTTGTCCTCTGTTCGTGGAACAGTACAGGCTGATATTTTGAAAGAAGATCAAGCGCAAAATACCTGTATTTTTTCTACTGAATTTTCGCTCCGTTTGATGGGAGATGTACAGCAGTACTTTATTGATAAAAATGTGCGTAACTTTTATTCGGTTTCTATTTCTGGCTATCATATTGCTGAGGCTGGAGCAAACCCAATTTCTCAATTGGCATTCACTTTAGCGAATGGCTTCACCTTTGTTGAATATTACCTATCTAGAGGAATGGACATCAACAAGTTTGCGCCCAACCTTTCTTTCTTTTTCTCCAATGGTGTAGATCCTGAATATGCTGTTATTGGGCGAGTTGCTCGACGCATTTGGGCCAAAGCGATGCGAGAAAAATATGGAGCAAATGCTCGTTCTCAAAAATTAAAATACCATATCCAAACTTCTGGACGTTCTTTGCATGCACAAGAAATTTCTTTTAATGATATTAGAACAACTTTGCAAGCATTGTATGCGATTTATGATAATTGTAACTCACTACATACCAATGCTTACGATGAGGCCATCACTACCCCTACAGAGGAGTCGGTTCGTCGTGCAATGGCCATCCAGTTGATTATCAATCACGAATTTGGATTAGCCAAAAATGAAAATCCAATGCAAGGTTCTTTTATCACCGAAGAATTGACGGATTTGGTAGAGGAAGCTATTATGATGGAATTTGATAGAATTACAGAGCGTGGTGGTGTACTTGGTGCCATGGAAACCATGTATCAACGAGGTAAAATTCAAGAAGAGAGCCTTTATTATGAAACGCTCAAACATACTGGAGAATTTCCAATTATTGGGGTGAATACCTTTTTGTCTAAAGAGGGCTCTCCTACCATTATTCCCGATGAAGTAATTCGAGCAACAAAGGCAGAAAAAGAGGCACAGATTAAAACATTAACCAATTTAAAAGGTGCCAATGAAAATACAAATACGGCTGCTTTAGTTCGTTTACAAAAAGCTGCAATCAATAACGAAAACTTATTTGAAGAACTAATGGAAGCCGCTAAGTGCTGCTCTTTAGGACAAATTACAACTGCTTTGTATGAAGTGGGTGGGCAATATCGTAGAAATATGTAA
- a CDS encoding DinB family protein has protein sequence MNKQEQFLKETLFQKLDALSVDANPQWGIMSAQHMVEHLSSLFLFTIEKIKGVSFFDKEKLERNYNYLIRDKQPFRKNIKLPNMEQLQPLRFPSLKAAIKVLNDLVVQFYAFFETDKEKKTMHPAIGMLNFEEWEWNHYAHARHHLVQFGLLEEV, from the coding sequence ATGAACAAGCAAGAGCAATTTTTAAAAGAAACCTTATTCCAAAAACTAGATGCGCTTAGTGTTGATGCCAATCCTCAATGGGGAATTATGTCAGCACAGCACATGGTTGAACATCTAAGTTCTTTATTTTTATTTACAATTGAAAAAATCAAAGGCGTAAGTTTTTTTGATAAAGAAAAGCTAGAGCGAAATTATAACTATCTGATTCGGGATAAGCAGCCTTTTCGGAAAAATATTAAGTTACCCAATATGGAGCAACTGCAACCTTTGCGTTTTCCATCCTTAAAAGCAGCCATAAAGGTGCTAAATGATTTGGTCGTCCAATTTTATGCATTTTTTGAGACAGATAAAGAAAAAAAGACCATGCACCCTGCTATAGGAATGTTGAATTTTGAGGAATGGGAATGGAATCATTATGCACATGCACGGCATCATTTAGTCCAATTTGGTTTATTAGAAGAGGTATAA
- a CDS encoding VanZ family protein produces the protein MKGQLSNFIQKNSLLFLGGHLLLIIVGSLSPRLPEDTQTGEISMGLSPKEGDNFKIANDPIVYRLENGKRRQYKSANSFFNHSNNKPFDTPYREGGILICDKETVIKFPKGDYMPYKEGGIGEHCIQPTALERLASKIWRWDKLGHFLAYAILAILLLLFSVQYTVLGEGASWGFVLLIGTVLGVGIEYLQFTYITGRNKEVLDLLFNSLGLLGGVFFYKKWWIK, from the coding sequence ATGAAGGGACAACTATCCAACTTTATTCAAAAAAATAGCTTACTTTTTTTGGGAGGGCATCTGTTACTAATTATCGTAGGGTCTCTAAGTCCTAGACTACCTGAAGATACGCAAACAGGAGAAATTAGCATGGGGCTGTCTCCCAAAGAAGGAGATAATTTTAAAATAGCAAATGATCCTATTGTTTATCGTTTAGAAAATGGAAAAAGGAGGCAATACAAAAGTGCCAATTCATTTTTTAATCATAGCAACAACAAACCATTTGATACTCCTTATCGTGAAGGTGGTATTTTGATTTGTGATAAAGAAACGGTTATTAAATTTCCAAAAGGGGATTATATGCCTTATAAAGAAGGGGGAATAGGAGAACATTGCATTCAACCAACAGCATTGGAACGTCTAGCAAGTAAGATTTGGAGATGGGATAAGTTAGGGCATTTTTTAGCCTATGCTATTTTAGCGATTCTTCTATTGCTTTTTTCTGTGCAATATACTGTTTTGGGGGAAGGGGCTTCTTGGGGATTTGTTTTACTTATCGGAACAGTATTAGGAGTAGGGATAGAATATTTACAATTTACCTACATTACAGGGCGAAATAAAGAAGTACTGGATTTGCTATTTAATAGTTTGGGCTTGTTAGGAGGAGTATTTTTTTATAAAAAATGGTGGATCAAATAA
- a CDS encoding VOC family protein: protein MKYVHTNIISKDWKTLASFYIQVFDCKLLLPQRNLSGNWLSQGTAVVNAQIKGAHLRLPGYGKDGPTLEIFEYHKMEEQPVQLSNRKGFGHLAFEVDNIQKVLDKALDFGGQIYGQIGTHPIEGLGMLSFVYLKDPEGNIIELQNWDKTELPVQHKTLEQPVSEDRLTTDKQDSVEEVNEVPSTVSNALEIEETTVPKTKRALLDELQNDLDHSRQDIYATKAEIKQSKEAAKEQVKKTKQQLNYDPASELTIPKTKKELLAELKDEMQLSEDTSSIVHSTSQSPNSNQKITPVVKIELPTLPPKLRIEIKTAEATTVLALEEQQLSQPKDNIAKNLQALTNTQHPIETEKRFIESIGHAYKADLVPLQKQYSDHNNEQENKQAWALVPRLRDSLQHLLGKCKTDPKVLSEANLEQIDLSPQDFVTTYQNLLTITLAAEKAGATHLRLSYF, encoded by the coding sequence ATGAAATACGTTCATACCAATATTATCAGCAAAGACTGGAAAACATTAGCTAGTTTTTACATTCAAGTATTTGATTGCAAATTATTATTGCCTCAACGTAACCTATCAGGGAACTGGTTGTCTCAAGGTACTGCTGTTGTCAATGCACAAATCAAAGGGGCACATTTACGACTCCCTGGTTATGGAAAAGATGGCCCAACCTTAGAGATTTTTGAGTACCACAAAATGGAAGAACAGCCTGTGCAATTATCCAATAGAAAAGGCTTTGGACACCTTGCATTTGAAGTTGATAATATACAAAAAGTGCTTGATAAGGCGTTGGACTTTGGTGGGCAAATTTATGGTCAAATCGGAACACATCCCATTGAGGGCTTAGGGATGCTTTCTTTTGTCTATCTTAAAGATCCAGAAGGGAATATTATTGAGCTACAAAATTGGGACAAAACCGAGCTACCTGTTCAGCATAAAACGCTAGAACAGCCCGTTTCTGAGGATCGTTTAACAACAGATAAACAGGATTCTGTAGAGGAAGTAAATGAAGTGCCTTCAACCGTTTCAAATGCATTAGAAATTGAAGAAACAACAGTTCCAAAAACTAAACGAGCTTTATTGGACGAATTGCAAAATGATTTAGACCATTCTAGACAAGATATTTATGCCACAAAAGCAGAAATTAAACAGTCGAAAGAAGCCGCAAAAGAGCAGGTCAAAAAAACAAAGCAACAATTAAACTATGACCCTGCTTCTGAATTAACTATTCCCAAAACCAAAAAAGAATTATTGGCTGAATTAAAGGATGAAATGCAGCTTTCAGAAGACACTTCATCTATCGTACATTCAACAAGTCAGTCCCCCAATTCAAATCAAAAAATAACGCCTGTTGTTAAAATAGAATTACCTACATTGCCACCCAAACTTCGTATAGAGATTAAAACCGCTGAAGCAACAACAGTGCTTGCCTTAGAGGAGCAACAACTAAGTCAACCTAAAGATAACATCGCTAAAAATCTACAGGCATTGACGAATACTCAGCATCCAATAGAAACTGAAAAACGTTTTATTGAGTCTATTGGTCATGCATACAAAGCAGATTTAGTCCCTTTACAAAAACAATACAGCGATCACAACAACGAACAAGAGAATAAGCAAGCTTGGGCACTAGTGCCTAGGTTGCGAGATAGCCTGCAACATCTATTGGGCAAATGTAAAACGGACCCCAAAGTGCTTTCTGAGGCCAACTTAGAACAGATTGATCTGAGTCCCCAAGACTTTGTCACCACGTACCAGAATTTATTAACCATCACGTTAGCTGCTGAAAAGGCGGGAGCCACCCATCTTCGACTTTCTTATTTCTAA
- a CDS encoding nuclear transport factor 2 family protein: MKDAQLFAKEWISAWNSHDLNEILKYYSEEVEIITPMIKIALGLDEGSLKGKAKVADYWGKALNTIPDLHFELLEVTQSINSIALYYKSVLDKNSIQLMFFDADGLINKCIIHYTL; this comes from the coding sequence ATGAAAGATGCTCAATTATTCGCTAAAGAATGGATTTCGGCATGGAATTCACACGATTTAAATGAAATACTAAAGTACTATAGCGAAGAGGTAGAAATTATAACACCTATGATAAAAATCGCATTGGGCTTAGACGAAGGCTCCTTAAAAGGCAAAGCAAAGGTTGCCGATTACTGGGGCAAAGCACTCAATACCATTCCTGATTTACATTTTGAATTACTTGAAGTAACCCAAAGTATCAATTCAATTGCTTTATATTATAAATCTGTCTTGGATAAAAATTCTATCCAACTTATGTTTTTTGATGCCGATGGCTTAATCAATAAATGCATTATACACTATACGCTATAA
- a CDS encoding nuclear transport factor 2 family protein has product MTTQEVANRLVELCREGNYDQAIKELYAPDIVSVEPEGTPNRIVKGLEAIAKKGEQFQSMLEKVNSNVVSDPVVAENFFSCAMLLNVNMKGVPVPVDMHEICVYTVNNGKVVREEFFHTPQKQEA; this is encoded by the coding sequence ATGACCACACAAGAAGTAGCCAATAGACTAGTAGAATTATGTCGTGAAGGCAATTATGACCAAGCAATTAAAGAATTGTACGCTCCTGATATTGTAAGTGTTGAACCAGAAGGAACACCCAACCGAATTGTAAAAGGTTTGGAAGCCATTGCAAAAAAAGGAGAACAGTTTCAGAGCATGTTAGAGAAAGTAAATTCTAATGTTGTATCAGATCCTGTTGTCGCTGAAAACTTCTTTTCTTGTGCCATGTTACTAAATGTCAATATGAAAGGAGTACCTGTACCTGTTGACATGCACGAAATTTGTGTTTATACCGTTAACAATGGCAAAGTGGTAAGAGAAGAATTCTTCCACACACCACAAAAACAAGAAGCTTAA